In a genomic window of Babylonia areolata isolate BAREFJ2019XMU chromosome 3, ASM4173473v1, whole genome shotgun sequence:
- the LOC143280631 gene encoding calcyphosin-like protein, whose amino-acid sequence MTEWTKMNQELRRKSCQTLPKVADPIQRFRLLVLKTGCGGVKNIARKFRMWDLNNDKKITWDEFKRSSMDIGIDNMSENDLKKVFCHFDQDASGYIDREEFLSTMRPHMNEARRTLAKRAFAQMDRTGDGLITIHDLIDNYDVSKHPKYVNGDMSKRDVYMEFLRSFDVDDHYRGKDEEDESPVITLEEWMDFYCGVSASVDDDAFFNLMIRNSWRLEI is encoded by the exons ATGACTGAATGGACGAAGATGAACCAAGAGCTTCGCCGCAAGAGCTGCCAGACACTGCCCAAAGTGGCCGACCCCATCCAGAGATTCAGGCTGCTAGTTCTCAAGACTGGCTGCGGCGGCGTCAAAAACATCGCCAG aAAGTTCCGAATGTGGGACctcaacaacgacaagaagatcACTTGGGACGAGTTCAAGCGGAGCAGCATGGATATCGGCATAGACAACATGTCCGAAAACGACTTGAAAAAAGTGTTCTGTCACTTCGACCAGGATGCTAGCGGCTACATTGACCGCGAAGAATTCCTCTCGACTATGAGG CCCCACATGAACGAGGCCCGCAGGACactggccaagagggctttcgCCCAGATGGACAGGACCGGGGACGGGCTCATCACCATCCATGACCTCATCGACAACTATGACGTCAGCAAGCACCCCAAGTACGTCAACGGCGACATGAGCAAGAGAGATGTGTACATGGAGTTCCTCAGGAGCTTCGACGTGGACGATCACTATCGGGgcaaggatgaggaggatgag AGTCCAGTCATCACTCTAGAAGAGTGGATGGATTTTTACTGTGGGGTCAGCGCCAGCGTGGACGACGACGCTTTCTTTAACCTGATGATTCGCAACTCCTGGCGACTCGAGATTTGA
- the LOC143280114 gene encoding calcyphosin-like protein isoform X1 has protein sequence MACTQRTNTEFMQKCKKAEKETTDPLEKFKMQILMRGATGIKNLARNFKIMDDDGNRTIQFVEFQKGLRDFGLTYDKDQALQLFGLFDADGSGSIDFDEFLVKLRPKMSRSRRDLIAKAFQKLDKSGDGIVTVEDLRGVYSVKKHPKYLNGEWTEDQCLGKFLEAFDSKDKDGKITREEFENYYAGVSASVDNDAYFDLMMRQAWGLKE, from the exons ATGGCATGTACGCAGAGAACGAACACGGAATTCATGCAGAAGTgcaaaaaagcagaaaaagaaacaaccgaTCCTTTGGAAAAATTTAAAATGCAGATCTTAATGAGAGGAGCAACGGGCATAAAAAATCTGGCGAG AAATTTCAAGATCATGGATGATGATGGAAACAGGACGATCCAGTTTGTAGAATTTCAGAAGGGGCTGAGAGATTTTGGTTTGACTTACGATAAAGACCAGGCATTACAACTGTTTGGCTTATTTGATGCTGATGGCAGTGGTTCCATTGACTTTGATGAATTCCTGGTCAAATTGAGG CCAAAAATGAGCCGGAGTCGGAGGGACCTGATCGCCAAAGCATTCCAGAAACTGGACAAGTCAGGTGATGGTATTGTCACAGTGGAAGATCTGAGAggagtgtacagtgtgaagaaacATCCCAAATATCTGAATGGAGAGTGGACAGAGGATCAGTGCCTGGGCAAATTCCTGGAAGCATTTGACTCCAAGGACAAAGATGGCAAG ATTACACGAGAAGAGTTTGAGAACTACTATGCTGGTGTGTCTGCTTCTGTGGACAATGACGCCTACTTTGACTTGATGATGCGCCAAGCGTGGGGCCTCAAGGAGTAA
- the LOC143280114 gene encoding calcyphosin-like protein isoform X2, producing the protein MACTQRTNTEFMQKCKKAEKETTDPLEKFKMQILMRGATGIKNLARNFKIMDDDGNRTIQFVEFQKGLRDFGLTYDKDQALQLFGLFDADGSGSIDFDEFLVKLRPKMSRSRRDLIAKAFQKLDKSGDGIVTVEDLRGVYSVKKHPKYLNGEWTEDQCLGKFLEAFDSKDKDGKITREEFENYYVGVSASIDSDAYFDLMMKNAWKL; encoded by the exons ATGGCATGTACGCAGAGAACGAACACGGAATTCATGCAGAAGTgcaaaaaagcagaaaaagaaacaaccgaTCCTTTGGAAAAATTTAAAATGCAGATCTTAATGAGAGGAGCAACGGGCATAAAAAATCTGGCGAG AAATTTCAAGATCATGGATGATGATGGAAACAGGACGATCCAGTTTGTAGAATTTCAGAAGGGGCTGAGAGATTTTGGTTTGACTTACGATAAAGACCAGGCATTACAACTGTTTGGCTTATTTGATGCTGATGGCAGTGGTTCCATTGACTTTGATGAATTCCTGGTCAAATTGAGG CCAAAAATGAGCCGGAGTCGGAGGGACCTGATCGCCAAAGCATTCCAGAAACTGGACAAGTCAGGTGATGGTATTGTCACAGTGGAAGATCTGAGAggagtgtacagtgtgaagaaacATCCCAAATATCTGAATGGAGAGTGGACAGAGGATCAGTGCCTGGGCAAATTCCTGGAAGCATTTGACTCCAAGGACAAAGATGGCAAG ATCACGAGAGAGGAGTTTGAAAACTACTATGTTGGTGTCAGCGCTTCCATTGACAGTGATGCTTACTTTGATCTGATGATGAAAAATGCCTGGAAGCTGTAG